One region of Duncaniella freteri genomic DNA includes:
- a CDS encoding DNA adenine methylase, whose amino-acid sequence MRLIRWWTFSAVPGCCRTRQKGCSRCRVVYNDFDRYVDRLAAVEQTNGILRAIKECLTGVEPNKRLSDRQCADVLDIVHDYEKQNGYADILTIGRSVLFSGKWAKSLDELRRHTMYNRVHSGDYRTDGYLDGLEVVHLDYQDLFDLHRDNPRVLFLMDPPYLTTECGMYENYWKLTDYLNVLRLLKGTKYVYFTSDKSQIVELCQWLADEYGKRHQCGARKYASAQTR is encoded by the coding sequence GTGAGATTGATACGGTGGTGGACCTTTTCGGCGGTTCCGGGCTGCTGTCGCACACGGCAAAAAGGGTGCTCCCGGTGCCGGGTGGTGTACAACGACTTCGACCGCTATGTCGACAGACTGGCGGCCGTGGAGCAGACCAATGGAATTTTAAGGGCAATTAAAGAGTGTTTAACTGGTGTTGAACCCAACAAGCGCCTCTCAGACCGGCAGTGCGCCGACGTCCTGGATATAGTGCACGACTATGAGAAACAAAATGGCTATGCCGATATTCTTACAATAGGTCGCTCCGTGCTTTTCTCCGGCAAGTGGGCCAAGAGCCTGGACGAACTGCGCAGACACACGATGTATAACCGCGTCCACAGCGGTGACTACCGCACCGACGGCTATCTGGACGGACTGGAAGTCGTGCATCTTGATTACCAGGATCTGTTTGACCTGCACCGTGACAATCCACGTGTGTTGTTCCTCATGGACCCGCCGTATCTTACGACAGAGTGCGGAATGTATGAGAATTATTGGAAGCTGACCGACTATCTGAACGTGTTGCGGCTGCTTAAAGGTACGAAATACGTTTATTTCACAAGCGACAAGTCGCAGATTGTCGAGCTCTGCCAGTGGCTCGCTGATGAGTACGGGAAGCGGCACCAATGTGGGGCGCGAAAATACGCCAGCGCACAAACACGCTGA
- a CDS encoding tail fiber protein, which yields MDKILGNFLTQANKDFPLDCETLDYLQKLVALAAIAGNIGGDRVVLWGCEPNSEGTRRGAGYVFVRTKNAPEGEVLPWDGGPTTSGMYVKQEAIPVSANNTDYPKAYTRRSLAPGIGEENYTWESFTDIKSIKGLMDENRSLRNELATVQPAPLGIVQMWAGSRVPQGYVLCDGQPLRKSDHPELFNAIGSTFNTAVNANGVRYTTQDGYFRVPDLRGRFVVGLHDSDRDYESPGTGGGLKKVTLTEETIPRHSHEEMLWKGGSGDWKGHGSNSWPNATTIFECSPHGINTLDYGKGEAHENRPPYYVLAYIMRVK from the coding sequence ATGGACAAAATATTAGGTAATTTTCTGACACAGGCAAACAAAGATTTTCCTCTGGACTGCGAGACGCTGGACTATCTGCAAAAACTGGTGGCACTTGCAGCCATTGCCGGCAACATAGGAGGCGACCGTGTGGTTCTCTGGGGTTGCGAGCCCAACAGCGAGGGGACCCGCAGGGGGGCTGGCTATGTATTCGTAAGGACCAAGAACGCGCCGGAGGGTGAGGTTCTGCCCTGGGATGGCGGACCGACCACAAGCGGCATGTATGTGAAACAAGAAGCAATCCCGGTAAGTGCCAATAATACGGACTACCCGAAAGCCTACACGCGCCGGAGTCTTGCGCCCGGCATAGGAGAGGAAAACTACACCTGGGAGAGCTTCACAGACATTAAGAGCATAAAGGGACTGATGGACGAGAACCGGTCGCTCCGCAATGAGCTGGCGACCGTTCAGCCGGCACCGTTGGGGATAGTCCAGATGTGGGCCGGTTCCCGGGTGCCACAAGGCTATGTGCTATGTGACGGACAGCCATTAAGGAAGTCCGATCATCCGGAGCTGTTCAATGCCATTGGCTCGACATTCAACACTGCGGTAAACGCGAACGGCGTAAGGTACACGACCCAGGATGGTTATTTCAGGGTACCTGACCTGAGGGGACGTTTCGTTGTCGGTCTCCATGACAGTGACCGGGACTATGAGAGCCCCGGGACCGGCGGCGGACTGAAGAAAGTGACGCTCACGGAGGAGACAATACCCCGTCACAGCCATGAGGAGATGCTGTGGAAAGGGGGAAGCGGAGACTGGAAAGGGCACGGCAGCAATTCCTGGCCTAATGCCACAACAATATTCGAGTGTTCACCTCATGGGATAAACACACTGGACTATGGCAAGGGTGAAGCTCACGAGAACCGCCCCCCATATTATGTGCTGGCATACATAATGCGCGTTAAGTAG
- a CDS encoding LysM peptidoglycan-binding domain-containing protein → MRTTAKERQTLLDIALQTGGHIETVLALAEANGMSITDRLEDGSVLIVPVPVEGGDTRTVELYKAHKVEPATEISPEDMAACPYGGIGFMGIEIDFIVS, encoded by the coding sequence ATGAGAACGACAGCGAAAGAGAGGCAAACACTGCTTGATATTGCCCTGCAAACGGGCGGACACATTGAAACGGTGCTCGCACTGGCAGAGGCTAACGGTATGAGCATAACCGACCGGCTGGAGGATGGGAGTGTGCTGATAGTTCCGGTACCGGTGGAGGGTGGAGACACCCGAACCGTTGAACTTTACAAGGCGCACAAGGTGGAGCCGGCAACCGAAATAAGCCCGGAAGATATGGCGGCTTGCCCTTACGGCGGTATTGGCTTTATGGGCATTGAAATAGATTTTATCGTGAGTTAA
- a CDS encoding DUF6046 domain-containing protein, producing MSLIPQPSLGGKKLPVSIDLAAMSWGQHMAKKLIRFKELGGSPERDGITVHEIGQPITDPEYWEGRWVLCPLRLERENGVGLTFADAVAAASREHRIISTALTGRDGTVKEYINAGDWAVNIVLGLQCVEGGEIADKWPTNEVREVRKLLEANEALRVHSEFLDALNIGRLVIRSYSLSQMTEANYQVVEISAVSDEDYEIFSTDYEQPKK from the coding sequence ATGAGCCTAATTCCACAACCGAGCTTAGGAGGTAAAAAATTACCTGTCAGCATAGATCTTGCAGCTATGAGCTGGGGGCAGCACATGGCTAAAAAACTTATACGCTTCAAGGAACTGGGCGGAAGTCCTGAGCGTGACGGCATAACCGTGCACGAGATTGGGCAGCCTATCACCGACCCGGAATATTGGGAGGGGCGCTGGGTACTCTGCCCCCTCAGACTGGAGCGAGAAAACGGCGTGGGGCTGACATTTGCCGATGCAGTGGCAGCAGCCAGCCGAGAACATAGGATTATAAGCACGGCTCTGACCGGTAGAGACGGCACGGTGAAAGAGTATATAAACGCCGGCGATTGGGCGGTTAATATCGTGCTGGGCTTGCAATGTGTCGAGGGTGGAGAGATAGCCGATAAATGGCCGACCAATGAGGTGCGGGAAGTTCGCAAGCTGTTGGAAGCAAATGAGGCTCTGAGAGTTCACAGCGAATTTTTAGACGCTTTGAATATCGGGCGGCTTGTGATTAGAAGTTATTCCCTCAGCCAAATGACAGAAGCCAATTATCAGGTAGTTGAAATCAGCGCGGTCAGCGATGAAGATTACGAGATATTCAGCACCGATTATGAGCAACCGAAAAAATAA
- a CDS encoding phage tail tape measure protein: MASVFDYIFRIGGNFVAQISGMSAAAGEFSARAEVAESRGRSFAASLATFSYATDMARNLSEAIGGLSSAGIKLDSQMHDLSAVAGVTGEGLKQIETFARQSAKAFGTDAAVAVEGYKLLLSQLTPELGKYPDALREMGDCIQTTSKLMGGDGVAAAQVLTTAMNQYGVSMEDPTAAAGEMARMMNVMAAAGQAGSAELPAISAALQQCGMAAKAANVSFEETNAAIQVLDKAGKKASEGGVALRNVLGQLSKGRFVEKQAREELEKAGIDVVALGDNSKSLKERLEMLKPMLNDSALLSKFFGVENANAARALIQGTESLQDFTTAVTGTNSATEQAAIVMDSYAERQARVNQQFEDFKITIFQATGDFSLWCGVLTSALVPIAQLAPLLTAGWRLMLLIKNLKWASMWSSVVGWVRAAGVNFALMNGTLSTTNMVSLGFIGNMGRATIGLIRFATVGVFNALKGLGALILSLVTSGTASATFSGIASTAFGTFATTASAACRAVSVAIMSIPIVGWIAAAIAALIAIGAYFWNTSAKFRAVLKGTWAAFKACFTGIGELAKNTFGAIGDLIKAAFNLSPSGIDAALKKLKAGFSDYGKQVGQAFNEAYNAEMAESAQKEGKKSPKGNKPTTNGSGATVPGVTVPEVNPTGNTLSGASGTGGKGSGSDGGGKIRNITVNIDKLVERFEIHTATVGESTEKVKAVILETLMGALNDTQLAMS; encoded by the coding sequence ATGGCAAGCGTATTTGACTACATTTTTAGGATAGGCGGCAATTTTGTGGCGCAGATAAGCGGCATGAGCGCAGCGGCCGGCGAATTTTCCGCAAGGGCGGAGGTCGCCGAAAGTCGCGGGCGCAGTTTTGCTGCGTCGCTTGCCACGTTCTCATACGCTACGGACATGGCGCGGAACCTAAGCGAGGCAATAGGCGGTCTGAGCAGTGCGGGCATAAAGCTGGACAGCCAGATGCACGATTTAAGCGCTGTTGCTGGCGTTACGGGCGAGGGTCTGAAACAGATCGAGACATTCGCGCGGCAGAGCGCAAAGGCGTTCGGCACTGACGCCGCCGTGGCGGTTGAGGGTTACAAACTGCTGCTCTCGCAGCTGACGCCGGAGCTGGGCAAATACCCGGACGCGCTCAGGGAGATGGGCGACTGCATACAGACGACCAGCAAGCTGATGGGCGGGGACGGCGTGGCGGCGGCTCAGGTGCTTACCACGGCGATGAACCAGTACGGGGTGAGCATGGAGGACCCGACGGCGGCAGCCGGGGAAATGGCGCGCATGATGAACGTAATGGCGGCAGCCGGACAGGCAGGATCGGCGGAACTTCCGGCGATAAGCGCGGCGCTCCAGCAGTGCGGTATGGCTGCCAAGGCTGCAAATGTGAGCTTCGAGGAAACAAACGCCGCAATCCAGGTACTTGACAAGGCGGGCAAAAAAGCCAGCGAGGGAGGTGTCGCATTGCGAAACGTTCTGGGCCAGCTCAGCAAAGGCCGCTTCGTCGAGAAGCAGGCACGGGAGGAGCTTGAAAAGGCCGGCATTGATGTTGTGGCTCTGGGCGACAACTCCAAGAGCCTTAAAGAGCGCCTCGAGATGCTGAAACCGATGCTTAACGACTCCGCGCTGTTGTCAAAATTCTTTGGTGTGGAAAATGCCAACGCCGCCCGTGCCCTTATACAAGGCACCGAAAGCCTGCAAGACTTCACGACCGCCGTAACTGGAACCAACAGCGCGACCGAGCAGGCCGCTATTGTCATGGACAGCTATGCCGAGCGACAGGCACGAGTAAACCAACAATTTGAGGACTTCAAAATTACCATATTCCAAGCCACCGGCGATTTTTCGTTATGGTGCGGTGTCCTGACTTCTGCACTTGTGCCGATTGCTCAACTTGCCCCATTACTTACAGCAGGCTGGAGACTAATGCTGTTAATTAAAAATCTCAAATGGGCAAGTATGTGGAGCAGTGTTGTGGGTTGGGTTCGTGCAGCCGGCGTTAACTTCGCGCTGATGAACGGCACACTCTCAACTACCAACATGGTATCACTGGGCTTTATCGGTAATATGGGACGCGCAACAATAGGGTTAATTCGATTTGCCACCGTAGGAGTTTTTAACGCTCTGAAAGGTCTGGGCGCACTCATATTGTCACTTGTGACGAGTGGCACAGCGTCCGCCACATTCTCCGGCATTGCTTCAACAGCTTTCGGAACTTTTGCCACTACTGCCTCGGCAGCTTGTCGCGCCGTTTCGGTCGCAATTATGAGCATTCCGATTGTTGGCTGGATAGCTGCGGCCATTGCTGCATTGATAGCGATAGGTGCTTACTTCTGGAACACGTCGGCTAAATTCCGGGCAGTGCTCAAAGGGACATGGGCGGCGTTCAAGGCTTGTTTTACCGGTATCGGCGAACTTGCTAAAAACACTTTTGGAGCAATCGGCGACCTGATAAAAGCAGCGTTCAATTTATCCCCCTCCGGAATAGATGCAGCCCTGAAAAAGTTAAAAGCCGGTTTCAGTGACTACGGCAAACAGGTGGGTCAGGCGTTTAATGAGGCTTACAATGCCGAAATGGCAGAGTCCGCCCAAAAAGAGGGCAAAAAGAGTCCCAAAGGAAACAAGCCAACAACCAACGGAAGCGGTGCGACGGTTCCGGGGGTGACTGTTCCGGAAGTCAACCCCACCGGCAACACTCTGAGCGGTGCGAGTGGAACAGGCGGCAAAGGATCCGGCAGTGACGGAGGCGGAAAAATAAGAAACATAACTGTAAATATTGACAAACTTGTCGAGCGCTTCGAGATACACACCGCGACCGTCGGCGAAAGTACCGAAAAGGTCAAGGCTGTTATTTTGGAGACCCTTATGGGAGCGCTAAACGACACACAATTAGCAATGTCATGA